One Micromonospora craniellae genomic region harbors:
- a CDS encoding tetratricopeptide repeat protein, protein MSHAEVARALVRVAQESNANEFVGVGRSHVSHWIAGSKPSGRAPVLLCEALSRKLGRVVTLDEIGLPGQPLSSADMLGWQVDTLSALTELGRVDVDAERRRVLSTAAYSLAALALPSDRWWTHMAERGQTRGAAAGRHVSKGDVEAVIDMVSLFSRVDQRRGGGHARSAVVQYLTSDVATYLRGRYADENLRRDMFTAASELAYLAGWMAFDNGEHNVGQHYFNVAVKLAAEADNPAMAGHVLRAMAHQAVDLGHHKHALDLAAASVDGKRYESASPRERALLGVVYARALAVNGEKQRSARALLRAEDDLSSASQGDDEPGRVFFFAEASLAHETACALRDTGDLAGAARHFRRSVRTRKASAFTRTHAVTLGYMGAVQARQGEIEEACGTWSRALDAMDGVRSGRTRQVAVDMRAILAPYTRRNIRAVRDIDTRAKSYLATFA, encoded by the coding sequence ATGTCCCATGCTGAGGTTGCACGAGCGCTGGTCCGCGTCGCCCAAGAGAGCAACGCCAACGAGTTCGTCGGAGTGGGCCGCTCCCACGTCTCACACTGGATCGCTGGCTCCAAGCCCTCAGGCCGCGCACCTGTGCTGCTCTGTGAAGCGCTGTCTCGAAAGCTCGGTCGGGTTGTCACTCTTGACGAGATCGGGTTGCCCGGCCAACCGCTGTCCTCAGCGGACATGCTCGGTTGGCAGGTCGATACGCTGTCAGCGCTAACCGAACTCGGGAGAGTCGACGTGGACGCTGAACGCAGACGCGTTCTCAGCACTGCCGCCTACTCGCTCGCCGCGCTGGCGCTGCCGTCCGATCGCTGGTGGACGCACATGGCCGAGCGCGGCCAGACACGCGGCGCAGCAGCTGGCCGGCACGTCAGCAAGGGCGACGTCGAGGCAGTGATCGACATGGTCTCGCTGTTCTCACGCGTCGACCAACGGCGAGGTGGCGGACACGCCCGCTCGGCAGTCGTCCAGTACCTCACCTCCGACGTGGCGACCTACCTACGCGGACGGTACGCCGACGAAAATCTCAGACGTGACATGTTCACCGCTGCCAGCGAACTGGCCTACCTGGCGGGTTGGATGGCATTCGACAACGGCGAACACAACGTCGGCCAGCACTATTTCAACGTGGCAGTGAAGCTGGCCGCCGAAGCCGATAACCCGGCGATGGCAGGCCACGTCCTACGTGCCATGGCGCACCAGGCCGTCGACCTCGGGCACCACAAGCACGCTCTCGACCTGGCGGCGGCTTCCGTCGACGGTAAGCGCTACGAGTCCGCGTCCCCAAGAGAGCGCGCACTACTCGGCGTTGTCTACGCTCGCGCGCTCGCGGTGAACGGCGAGAAACAACGCTCCGCCCGCGCGCTACTCCGTGCTGAGGATGACCTCTCCTCCGCCAGCCAAGGCGACGACGAACCCGGGAGGGTCTTCTTCTTCGCGGAAGCCAGCCTGGCTCACGAGACCGCCTGCGCACTTCGCGATACGGGCGACTTGGCGGGCGCGGCGAGACACTTCCGCCGCAGCGTGAGGACCCGGAAAGCCTCGGCCTTCACGCGCACCCATGCAGTCACCCTCGGATACATGGGAGCAGTGCAGGCACGACAGGGCGAGATCGAGGAAGCCTGCGGGACGTGGTCCCGCGCGCTGGACGCGATGGACGGCGTCCGCTCGGGCCGTACACGCCAAGTTGCCGTCGACATGCGCGCCATCCTTG
- a CDS encoding UDP-N-acetylmuramate--L-alanine ligase has product MSGLARLLAELGHQVSGSDIHDSATLATLRAAGVRVQVGHDAAHIEGASCVVYTTVAQNAPEVDAARSAGIPVVHRAQVLDKLAAGRRLVAVSGSHGKSTTAGMLAHILRTLGQDPTYLIGADLNGPSSGAHLGASRLLVVEADESDRSFHFLAPSIAVITNVTDDHPENFTDHADVLRAYVGFGARIAPHGFLIVNADCVGAIVAADVIAAERPDLTVLRYGRDRAADVRLLDVHAEGWSVSGSVRMPNGVEVGVTLPRPATHHLDNAVAAVACAVALGLDPAEVAGAACTFGGVRRRFEHIDTRSGVTLIDSYADHPNEIAADLDAARTLARGRVFVVFQPSGHARVLAFGNRIGGVLAEKADYVLLLDVHGTVPEGRPVADGTAILGRLRDGDYCLPLGPDHAARILGRMAGRGDVVLTMGTGDVTGYGPAILDALSSRSEVALSA; this is encoded by the coding sequence ATGTCCGGCCTGGCTCGACTGCTGGCCGAGCTGGGCCACCAGGTCAGCGGCAGCGACATCCACGACTCGGCCACCCTGGCGACTCTGCGCGCGGCCGGCGTCCGGGTGCAGGTGGGCCACGACGCGGCGCACATCGAGGGCGCGTCGTGCGTCGTCTACACGACCGTTGCGCAGAACGCGCCGGAGGTCGACGCGGCGCGTTCCGCCGGCATCCCGGTGGTGCACCGGGCGCAGGTTCTGGACAAGCTGGCCGCCGGGCGGCGGCTGGTGGCGGTGTCCGGGTCGCACGGCAAGTCCACGACGGCCGGCATGCTCGCGCACATCCTGCGCACCCTCGGGCAGGACCCGACGTACCTCATCGGGGCCGATCTGAACGGGCCAAGCTCGGGCGCCCACCTCGGCGCGTCCCGGCTGCTGGTCGTGGAGGCGGACGAGTCGGACCGGTCGTTCCACTTCCTGGCCCCGTCGATCGCGGTCATCACCAACGTGACCGACGACCACCCGGAGAACTTCACCGACCACGCCGACGTGCTGCGCGCCTACGTCGGGTTCGGGGCGCGGATCGCACCGCACGGGTTCCTGATCGTCAATGCCGATTGCGTGGGCGCGATCGTGGCCGCCGATGTCATCGCCGCCGAGCGGCCCGATCTGACGGTGCTGCGCTACGGCCGCGACCGGGCGGCGGACGTGCGGCTGCTGGACGTGCACGCCGAGGGGTGGAGCGTGTCGGGGTCGGTGCGGATGCCCAACGGCGTCGAGGTCGGGGTGACCCTGCCGCGACCGGCCACGCACCACCTGGACAACGCGGTGGCGGCCGTGGCGTGCGCGGTGGCGCTCGGGCTCGACCCCGCCGAAGTGGCCGGCGCGGCGTGCACGTTCGGCGGGGTGCGCCGCCGGTTCGAGCACATCGACACCCGCTCCGGGGTGACGCTGATCGACTCGTACGCCGACCACCCGAACGAGATCGCCGCCGACCTGGACGCCGCGCGGACCCTGGCGCGGGGTCGGGTGTTCGTGGTGTTCCAGCCCTCCGGACACGCCCGGGTCCTGGCCTTCGGGAACCGAATCGGTGGGGTCCTGGCGGAGAAGGCCGACTACGTGCTGCTGCTCGACGTGCACGGCACCGTGCCGGAGGGTCGACCGGTCGCGGACGGCACGGCCATCCTGGGGCGGTTGCGTGACGGTGACTACTGCCTGCCGCTCGGTCCCGACCACGCCGCCCGGATCCTCGGTCGGATGGCCGGCCGCGGTGATGTGGTGCTGACCATGGGAACCGGTGACGTCACCGGCTACGGCCCGGCGATCCTGGACGCCCTGAGCAGCCGGTCCGAGGTCGCGTTGTCCGCGTGA
- a CDS encoding glutamate ligase domain-containing protein, with amino-acid sequence MSQAEAVSPGRMQVRTRADGVTVINDAYNAAPDAMRAALRALKAMAGNGRRAVAVLGEMADLGEHAAQVHREIGQQVAELGAGWLVAIGGADAGQYADAAAGTGTTVDRAANVAEAWELLRDGLRPGDVVLVKAADSAGLLALADKLNEEPGAVTAQA; translated from the coding sequence GTGTCACAGGCCGAGGCAGTGTCGCCGGGACGGATGCAGGTCCGCACCCGCGCCGACGGGGTGACCGTCATCAACGACGCCTACAACGCCGCGCCCGACGCGATGCGGGCCGCGCTGCGCGCCTTGAAGGCGATGGCCGGAAACGGCCGGCGGGCGGTCGCGGTGCTCGGGGAGATGGCCGACCTGGGCGAGCACGCCGCCCAGGTACACCGCGAGATCGGGCAGCAGGTGGCCGAACTCGGGGCCGGGTGGCTCGTAGCCATCGGCGGAGCCGACGCCGGGCAATACGCGGACGCCGCCGCCGGCACCGGCACGACGGTGGACCGGGCGGCAAACGTAGCCGAGGCGTGGGAGCTGCTACGCGACGGCTTGCGGCCGGGCGACGTGGTGTTGGTCAAAGCAGCCGACAGCGCCGGGCTCCTCGCGCTCGCGGACAAGCTGAACGAGGAACCCGGCGCTGTCACCGCCCAGGCGTAG
- a CDS encoding site-specific integrase: protein MTKPKLRAKRGTVVLQPPDVERIIAAMPDARGSRPDRWRLLVELAVESGCRAGELAGLRVRYLDTTGRRLKVEATAQEVNGEMRIGTPKSKAGLRTVDGLNADLCRRLAAHVEGMRPDDYVFGDGDTPYRHNAWNNRVWRPTVDGLGLLGVRFHDLRHYHASAYLLLTGDAVRTAKRLGHADPSVTLKVYGHVLDHQGSDVSAAFAELRATARQQVAAATPAPLQPASSTTAGGVVDLAAYRRRRAG from the coding sequence GTGACCAAGCCGAAGCTCCGCGCCAAGCGGGGGACGGTCGTTCTACAGCCGCCGGACGTGGAGCGCATCATCGCCGCGATGCCGGACGCGCGGGGGAGTCGGCCGGACCGCTGGCGGTTGCTGGTCGAACTTGCCGTGGAGAGCGGCTGCCGGGCGGGCGAGCTCGCGGGGCTGCGGGTGCGGTACCTGGACACGACCGGTCGCCGGCTGAAGGTGGAGGCCACCGCGCAGGAGGTCAACGGGGAGATGCGGATCGGTACGCCCAAGAGCAAGGCCGGGCTCCGCACCGTGGACGGACTGAACGCCGACCTGTGCCGCCGCCTCGCCGCCCACGTCGAAGGCATGAGGCCGGATGACTACGTGTTCGGTGACGGGGATACGCCGTACCGGCACAACGCATGGAATAACCGGGTATGGCGACCGACCGTGGACGGGCTCGGGCTCCTCGGCGTGCGGTTCCACGACCTGCGGCACTACCACGCCAGCGCGTACCTCCTGCTGACCGGGGACGCGGTCCGTACGGCCAAGCGGCTCGGGCACGCCGACCCGTCCGTCACGCTGAAGGTGTACGGGCACGTCCTCGACCACCAGGGCAGCGACGTGTCGGCCGCGTTCGCCGAGCTGAGGGCCACGGCTCGCCAGCAGGTAGCCGCAGCCACCCCGGCACCCCTTCAGCCCGCATCGTCGACTACAGCGGGCGGAGTCGTTGACCTGGCCGCGTACCGCAGGCGCAGGGCGGGCTAG
- a CDS encoding NUDIX hydrolase, whose protein sequence is MLGDVVHYTFDATQAQYVRMRGASTGVTQFPGVPDPAAGTTLPAEIVHEYGDGTVDLRVSLRGPGIHFVQNVPQGTAGQQGRWAVAA, encoded by the coding sequence ATGCTCGGTGATGTCGTCCACTACACCTTCGACGCCACGCAGGCGCAGTACGTCCGGATGCGCGGGGCGTCGACCGGAGTGACCCAGTTCCCCGGCGTCCCCGACCCGGCTGCCGGCACGACCCTCCCGGCCGAAATCGTCCACGAGTACGGCGACGGGACCGTGGACCTGCGGGTGAGCCTGCGCGGTCCCGGCATCCACTTCGTCCAGAACGTGCCGCAGGGCACGGCCGGTCAGCAGGGCCGTTGGGCGGTGGCTGCCTAA